In Oceaniferula flava, one genomic interval encodes:
- the cas1 gene encoding type II CRISPR-associated endonuclease Cas1 has protein sequence MSYHIVSIDTPECSISCKKGQLTCTTPEGSNSIPLEDVAAIVITSFSASIHSKLLLEAAKLGVALVLCESFKPASLVLPANRSTDTLLTRAQISLPKKIRDNLWKKTINAKTLNQLSLAQQIGPSHRAIPLLEMTAKGRKQHKESICARAFWDIYGDTVAETDDFKRGRNEGGINQLLNYGYAVLLSTVLQNCFALGIDPTFGINHVVRERSTPLAYDLMEPFRPCVDWRVAQWVKQHPDCQETDNWNVSPEFRRWVTGFPAVLIDYFGLHLDIRSCIEGVIRSFRKALIEQKSGLYKPWTHSNSKWAG, from the coding sequence ATGTCCTATCACATCGTCAGCATCGACACCCCCGAGTGCTCTATCTCATGCAAGAAAGGGCAACTGACCTGCACAACACCAGAAGGCTCCAATTCCATCCCCCTTGAGGACGTTGCCGCCATTGTAATAACTTCATTTTCCGCCTCCATCCACTCCAAGCTCCTGCTAGAAGCCGCCAAACTCGGCGTCGCCCTGGTCCTCTGTGAATCCTTCAAGCCGGCCTCTCTCGTCCTTCCCGCAAACCGTAGCACCGACACCCTTCTCACCCGAGCCCAGATCAGCCTCCCCAAAAAAATCCGCGACAATCTCTGGAAGAAAACTATCAATGCCAAAACTCTGAACCAACTAAGCCTCGCCCAGCAAATCGGCCCATCTCATCGAGCCATTCCCCTTCTCGAAATGACCGCCAAAGGCCGTAAGCAACATAAGGAATCCATCTGCGCTCGTGCGTTTTGGGATATCTACGGTGATACCGTTGCCGAAACCGATGACTTCAAGCGCGGACGGAATGAAGGGGGCATCAATCAGCTTCTAAACTACGGCTACGCAGTTTTGCTCTCCACCGTGCTGCAAAACTGCTTCGCTCTTGGAATTGACCCCACGTTCGGCATCAACCACGTTGTACGTGAACGCTCCACCCCACTAGCATACGATCTCATGGAGCCTTTCCGCCCTTGCGTCGATTGGCGCGTCGCGCAATGGGTGAAACAACATCCAGATTGTCAGGAAACTGACAATTGGAACGTTAGTCCGGAGTTCCGCCGCTGGGTTACAGGCTTCCCTGCAGTGCTCATCGATTACTTTGGGCTCCATCTCGATATCCGCAGCTGCATCGAAGGCGTCATCCGCTCCTTCCGCAAAGCTCTCATCGAGCAAAAATCCGGACTTTATAAACCATGGACACACTCAAATTCAAAATGGGCTGGCTGA
- a CDS encoding beta-ketoacyl synthase N-terminal-like domain-containing protein: MHIAITGIGLTSGLGDGPDEHAAKIRAGECQLAPLSGLLGAESDYAELSASWIQRRDLLCSRKWAPASFLSLHVARQAIIDSGLTQDDLRDAAVIVGSSRGNIAGWVSPWPGRRPFGLMAASNSMHGELASAVSIEFGIRGPWQVISSGCAASLDALGMANMMLRQGMVKRAIVIGVELPLMDEVLDVYAQTGVLSSTAVNDPWSPETSGFFPGEAGAALVLESFSNIEEKPDAVSLTGYWCNSDADSPIGMPEDGAGLRELLTKAVADLENEPAITAVCPHASGTLLHGKAELSALHESLPAGDPVSLHPLKPFTGHTVGASGVLDVAILTDFLRKRELPPNLPNLTQPEGFNLSPNDLDPGGSTVLKIAVGMGGHNSAVSLRTPAQA; this comes from the coding sequence ATGCACATTGCCATCACGGGAATTGGCCTGACGTCCGGCCTCGGCGATGGTCCGGACGAGCACGCCGCCAAGATCAGGGCGGGGGAATGCCAGCTGGCTCCCTTGTCTGGCTTGTTAGGTGCGGAGTCGGACTATGCCGAGCTCTCCGCCTCGTGGATTCAGCGGCGTGATCTGCTTTGTTCCAGGAAATGGGCACCTGCGTCGTTTCTGTCGCTGCACGTCGCACGGCAGGCGATCATCGATTCCGGCCTGACCCAGGACGATCTTCGCGATGCCGCTGTCATCGTCGGTAGCAGCCGTGGCAATATCGCCGGTTGGGTCTCGCCCTGGCCCGGTCGACGCCCCTTCGGCCTCATGGCCGCCAGTAATTCGATGCACGGCGAGCTTGCCTCTGCCGTCAGCATCGAGTTCGGTATTCGCGGCCCCTGGCAGGTGATCTCCAGTGGCTGCGCCGCCAGTTTGGATGCGCTCGGCATGGCAAACATGATGCTGCGGCAAGGTATGGTGAAACGCGCCATCGTCATCGGTGTGGAACTGCCGCTGATGGATGAGGTGCTCGATGTTTACGCACAAACTGGGGTGCTGTCATCCACCGCCGTAAACGACCCTTGGTCGCCAGAAACCTCCGGCTTTTTCCCCGGCGAGGCAGGTGCCGCGCTGGTGCTGGAATCATTTTCTAACATCGAGGAAAAACCCGACGCCGTCTCACTAACAGGATACTGGTGCAACTCGGATGCAGATTCGCCCATTGGCATGCCCGAGGACGGAGCCGGCCTCCGTGAATTGCTCACCAAGGCGGTCGCCGATCTGGAAAACGAGCCTGCCATCACTGCGGTTTGCCCTCACGCCAGTGGCACTCTGTTACACGGCAAGGCGGAGCTCTCCGCGCTGCACGAGTCGCTCCCCGCTGGCGACCCAGTTTCGCTGCACCCGCTCAAGCCATTCACCGGCCACACTGTCGGCGCCAGTGGCGTGCTCGATGTCGCTATCCTTACCGACTTCTTACGGAAGCGCGAACTGCCACCGAACCTGCCGAACCTCACTCAGCCGGAAGGGTTCAATCTGTCCCCGAACGATCTGGATCCCGGCGGCTCCACCGTGCTGAAAATCGCCGTCGGCATGGGCGGCCACAACTCCGCCGTCTCCCTCCGCACCCCAGCCCAAGCGTGA
- a CDS encoding carbon starvation CstA family protein, whose protein sequence is MFTLVIALGSFVFYLIAYNTYGKWLANKIFKLDPEAKVPSVEFEDGSDYVPTSKGVVFGHHFTSIAGTGPIVGPSLAVMWGWLPALIWVLVGSVFIGAVHDFGALIVSMRNRGQTVGDIAGRVISPRVRVLFLLILFLALTIVLAIFGLVIALVFRAYPQSITPCLLQIPLAVIIGLFIHRKGGNMMLASVGALVLMYLSVIFGDVGWLGGLNESLKSWGLMTWVTVLLVYSYIASVLPVWTLLQPRDYINALQLLSALGLVVLGLIVAGLWGGAPVEGIRPNLEIAAPALESSFEAKQLPMIFPFLFITIACGAISGFHCLVSSGTSSKQLRCETDARFVGYGSMLTEGFLAVLVILACVAGLGLGIQSSDGSVLLGADAWDARYAGWNAMGLGAKVGAFVDGSANFLKAMGVPGQYATALMGVFVASFAATTLDSACRLQRYVVQELAGGLMRKEVDAGAPQPIALNANPLSWLANKHGASIFAIAVAWGMASLPAAAGKPAGTGGMILWPLFGATNQLLGGLAFLVVIFWMKRNRLPVWFVVLPAVPMLVLPAWAMAHQIFVSALGSTESWIAQERWLLVGIGSVSLLLELWMVVEAVAA, encoded by the coding sequence ATGTTCACGCTGGTCATCGCGCTCGGTTCCTTTGTTTTCTACCTGATTGCCTATAACACCTACGGCAAATGGTTGGCGAACAAGATCTTTAAGCTCGACCCCGAAGCGAAAGTTCCCTCGGTGGAGTTCGAGGATGGCAGCGATTATGTGCCCACGAGCAAGGGGGTGGTTTTTGGCCACCACTTCACGTCCATCGCCGGCACCGGGCCGATTGTGGGGCCCTCCCTCGCGGTGATGTGGGGCTGGCTACCGGCCTTGATCTGGGTGCTGGTGGGCTCCGTCTTTATCGGGGCGGTGCATGATTTCGGCGCGCTGATTGTCTCGATGCGGAACCGCGGTCAGACCGTGGGCGACATCGCTGGGCGGGTGATCTCTCCGCGGGTGCGAGTGCTGTTTTTACTCATCCTCTTTCTCGCGCTGACCATTGTGCTGGCGATCTTCGGACTGGTGATCGCGCTGGTCTTCCGCGCCTATCCTCAGTCGATCACCCCCTGTCTGCTGCAAATCCCCCTGGCGGTGATAATCGGTCTGTTCATTCACCGCAAAGGCGGAAACATGATGCTCGCCTCGGTGGGAGCCCTCGTCCTGATGTATCTCTCGGTGATCTTTGGCGATGTCGGTTGGCTCGGGGGGCTCAATGAGTCATTGAAATCGTGGGGGCTGATGACCTGGGTGACGGTGCTGTTAGTTTATTCCTACATCGCCTCGGTGCTGCCGGTCTGGACCCTGCTGCAGCCGCGGGACTACATCAATGCCCTGCAGCTGTTATCCGCCCTCGGCCTGGTGGTGCTGGGGCTGATCGTGGCAGGCCTTTGGGGCGGGGCACCGGTCGAGGGGATTCGGCCGAACTTGGAAATTGCCGCCCCGGCGCTGGAGTCCTCGTTTGAGGCGAAGCAGCTGCCGATGATTTTCCCCTTCCTCTTCATCACCATCGCCTGCGGGGCGATCTCCGGTTTTCACTGCCTGGTTTCCTCCGGCACATCATCGAAGCAACTGCGCTGCGAAACCGACGCCCGCTTTGTTGGATACGGCTCGATGCTGACGGAGGGCTTTCTCGCTGTGCTGGTGATCCTGGCCTGTGTGGCCGGGCTGGGGCTCGGGATTCAGTCGTCCGATGGCTCGGTGCTGTTAGGTGCCGATGCCTGGGATGCGCGCTATGCCGGCTGGAACGCGATGGGCCTGGGAGCCAAGGTCGGTGCCTTTGTCGATGGCTCGGCGAATTTCCTCAAGGCGATGGGCGTTCCCGGTCAATACGCCACCGCGCTGATGGGGGTGTTTGTGGCGTCCTTTGCCGCCACCACCCTCGATAGCGCCTGCCGACTCCAACGTTATGTGGTGCAGGAGCTGGCCGGGGGATTGATGCGGAAGGAGGTGGACGCCGGTGCCCCGCAGCCGATCGCCCTGAATGCCAATCCGCTCAGCTGGCTGGCGAATAAACACGGAGCGTCTATTTTTGCCATCGCCGTGGCCTGGGGGATGGCTTCCCTGCCTGCCGCCGCAGGAAAACCGGCTGGCACCGGAGGCATGATTCTCTGGCCATTGTTCGGCGCCACCAACCAGCTGCTCGGTGGCTTGGCCTTCCTAGTGGTGATCTTCTGGATGAAAAGAAACCGACTGCCGGTCTGGTTTGTGGTGTTGCCCGCCGTGCCGATGCTCGTGCTGCCGGCTTGGGCGATGGCTCATCAGATTTTTGTCAGCGCGCTGGGGTCAACAGAGAGCTGGATCGCCCAGGAGCGATGGTTGCTGGTGGGAATCGGGTCGGTCTCCCTGCTGCTCGAGCTCTGGATGGTGGTCGAAGCGGTGGCCGCCTAG
- a CDS encoding low molecular weight protein-tyrosine-phosphatase, translating into MPRTPFNVLFVCLGNICRSPAGENIFRHQVKEAGLADAIRIDSAGTANYHTGKGPDRRMCATLRARGVPSDGSARQFTVCDFQKFDLILTMDEENYSNVSSLAPDAETLTKVKMFTSFCTVEANRIPDVPDPYYGGAEGFEQVADMLEDGCAEIIRRYQDGELDR; encoded by the coding sequence ATGCCAAGAACGCCTTTCAACGTGCTTTTTGTCTGTCTGGGGAACATTTGCAGGTCGCCTGCCGGAGAAAATATTTTCCGCCATCAAGTGAAGGAAGCAGGCCTAGCCGACGCGATCCGGATCGATTCCGCCGGCACCGCCAATTACCACACCGGCAAGGGACCGGACCGGAGGATGTGTGCCACACTGCGGGCGCGCGGTGTGCCCAGCGATGGAAGTGCGCGGCAGTTTACGGTCTGTGATTTCCAGAAATTCGACCTCATCCTCACCATGGACGAGGAGAACTACAGCAACGTTTCCTCCTTAGCCCCAGATGCCGAAACGCTCACGAAGGTGAAGATGTTCACCAGCTTCTGCACGGTGGAGGCAAACCGCATTCCCGATGTACCTGATCCGTATTACGGCGGTGCCGAGGGGTTCGAGCAGGTGGCTGATATGTTAGAGGACGGCTGCGCGGAGATTATTCGGCGCTATCAGGATGGGGAGTTGGACCGCTAA
- a CDS encoding L,D-transpeptidase → MHIRVSISDQTLYLLEQGELVISYPISSAANGLGFEEGSYCTPTGRFEVCEKIGDGEAPGTVFKSRLPIGHWDGAPSDADLVLTRILRLNGLDPENANSRDRYIYIHGTNQEHLLGQPASCGCIRLSNQDVIDLYDRIEEGTPMTIEP, encoded by the coding sequence ATGCATATCCGAGTCTCTATCAGCGACCAAACGCTCTACCTCCTCGAGCAAGGTGAGCTGGTCATCAGCTACCCCATTTCCAGCGCCGCCAATGGTCTTGGTTTCGAGGAAGGTAGCTACTGCACACCCACCGGTCGGTTCGAAGTCTGTGAAAAAATTGGCGACGGCGAGGCTCCCGGCACGGTTTTCAAATCCCGGCTCCCCATCGGCCACTGGGACGGAGCCCCGTCCGATGCCGACCTCGTTCTCACCCGCATCCTCCGCCTGAATGGACTCGACCCGGAGAACGCCAACAGCCGAGATCGCTACATCTACATCCACGGCACCAATCAGGAACACCTGCTAGGTCAGCCCGCCAGCTGCGGCTGCATCCGCCTGAGCAACCAAGACGTCATCGACCTCTACGACCGCATCGAAGAAGGCACCCCAATGACCATCGAACCCTAA
- the cas9 gene encoding type II CRISPR RNA-guided endonuclease Cas9 (Cas9, originally named Csn1, is the large, multifunctional signature protein of type II CRISPR/Cas systems. It is well known even to general audiences because its RNA-guided endonuclease activity has made it a popular tool for custom editing of eukaryotic genomes.), translated as MPSSKNLSFSFDIGHSSIGWAVLEKTPNLHPKILGAGVVTFPADDCLASTRRDHRRTRRNIRATRQRIERLKLWLEHRNVLTREELDQPGHAAPFLLASAALTGVRKLTALELWHVLRWYAHNRGYDGNSRWSRQDDDDSEDTEKVKNAKEQLNKFGTHTMAETVCQLLDLKPADVDKKISSFLPYKTLNTAYPRSIITEEVSRILDLHCDQIAGLDSTTCKLIFPDRDLTHEERTLLTKAKIKLPKRYHGGLLFGQLVPRFDNRIISRCPITWAKIYRAEIEKGTDEKEACRIAERDAKVPAKKCPEFLEYRLARILANLKADGEPVSAATRQAIFKTAQDQGRLTHKDLETIIQQHHPNSNTNIHTYFQLHPDSEEALVFDPVMHELHKAKGTRAKLSPFWKFLPESTDASAVDTWQKGDSVNLHWIIEQTKGTGNEAALESEIEKQFKKAKKNFADIDDFCQRTKASVKWPTGRAPFARPVLKQVTQEILAGFDATKACLATDQEKGERKPSDGVLYEFSVPNSEVNQLLQKRPLEKLTNNPLVRHRLLILERLLEDMIKEFAPNDEKSINEITVEVAREVKELSGKTAKEIASELNGRLKDFKAAVSHLEKEAPTLPVTGGLIRKCRIAMDMGWTCPFTGKSYDAYELPKLELEHIIPFSSRKTNALHALVLTWPEVNRWKGNRTARKFVIDEGGKKVPNKELLSILGEKPYLKLVGKLKVKGHDDDRKRQRARKALLEVTTFEKKEQGFTEGSLTQSSHLIKLAMRGLIKRLPHANLVSIPGIATGEIRKSWSLLGTLGHPNVCGNEAMRWLEKRDRETGQLVTDGYNKFPALGTPDPANKKAVKAAPVCPNDECEKPLSWPEDISVSQAHCPHCHAILRRVPKPKDEIRSLTHLHHALDALTIGLITHYFPLTQFGQNQSGKIWQALVNRNKTEEEKKFLRSLKLFSEHERRDKKDISKVRTEFSLNPLHKDVKEQVIHHLAQGRVVQHIPANRSGTKAELMTWGITEYSQEQVKLHQKTSTTESNIRVKTHKIRTERPDKLLGPKPHHGSGKLKAVNGALIIGENFGLVLDPEPQVIPFHQVQRQLDAITEINNGQVPRILRNGMLIRLKANPPRSQQDYIGIWKIVSIKNNKGKFLLDLIRPAYITARNGVAWSGMNKTLDPLLECGMEIVTNTYSGWDT; from the coding sequence ATGCCCTCAAGCAAAAACTTATCCTTCTCTTTCGACATTGGTCATTCATCCATCGGCTGGGCCGTTTTAGAAAAAACGCCAAACCTACACCCAAAAATCCTAGGGGCGGGAGTTGTGACTTTTCCCGCAGATGATTGCCTTGCATCCACACGACGCGATCACCGCCGCACGCGACGCAATATTCGTGCCACACGGCAGCGTATTGAGCGGCTCAAGCTCTGGCTTGAGCACAGAAACGTCCTAACCCGAGAAGAACTTGACCAGCCGGGTCATGCAGCGCCGTTTCTTTTGGCCTCAGCTGCCCTCACAGGTGTGAGAAAACTCACGGCACTCGAACTCTGGCACGTCCTCCGCTGGTATGCCCACAACCGCGGCTACGACGGAAACTCCCGCTGGTCGCGGCAGGACGATGATGATTCTGAGGACACTGAAAAAGTCAAAAATGCGAAGGAACAACTCAACAAATTCGGCACACATACAATGGCTGAGACTGTCTGTCAGTTACTCGATCTCAAACCTGCCGATGTGGATAAAAAAATATCCTCATTCCTTCCATACAAAACACTCAATACAGCCTATCCTCGCTCGATAATAACAGAGGAGGTATCACGCATTCTCGATCTGCACTGCGACCAAATCGCAGGTCTGGACTCCACCACCTGCAAACTTATTTTTCCCGACAGGGATTTGACTCACGAGGAACGGACATTACTTACCAAAGCAAAGATCAAGCTTCCTAAGCGGTATCATGGAGGACTGCTGTTCGGCCAACTCGTTCCCCGCTTTGATAACCGCATCATATCGCGCTGTCCCATCACTTGGGCGAAAATCTACAGAGCAGAGATTGAAAAAGGCACCGATGAAAAAGAGGCCTGCCGCATTGCGGAACGTGATGCCAAAGTTCCTGCTAAAAAATGTCCTGAATTTCTTGAATATCGGTTAGCCAGGATTCTAGCCAACCTCAAGGCCGACGGCGAACCGGTCTCTGCCGCTACCAGACAAGCCATTTTCAAAACAGCCCAAGATCAGGGCAGGCTCACTCACAAGGATCTGGAAACAATCATTCAGCAGCATCACCCCAATTCTAACACAAACATTCACACCTACTTCCAGCTGCACCCGGATAGCGAGGAAGCGCTCGTATTTGATCCCGTGATGCACGAGCTTCACAAGGCCAAGGGAACACGTGCTAAACTCTCCCCATTCTGGAAATTCCTTCCCGAATCAACGGATGCATCAGCAGTTGATACTTGGCAAAAGGGCGACTCGGTCAACCTTCACTGGATCATCGAACAAACCAAGGGAACAGGTAATGAAGCCGCCCTGGAAAGCGAAATCGAAAAGCAGTTCAAAAAAGCGAAAAAGAATTTCGCCGATATTGATGATTTTTGCCAACGCACAAAAGCCTCCGTGAAGTGGCCGACAGGGCGTGCTCCTTTTGCCCGCCCCGTGCTGAAACAAGTTACTCAAGAAATCCTCGCTGGCTTTGATGCCACAAAAGCCTGCTTGGCCACAGACCAAGAAAAAGGAGAACGAAAACCATCCGATGGTGTTCTCTACGAATTTTCCGTGCCTAATTCAGAGGTTAACCAACTCCTGCAAAAACGCCCTCTTGAAAAACTAACCAACAACCCGCTTGTCCGGCATAGGCTTCTCATTCTCGAACGTCTTCTTGAGGATATGATCAAGGAGTTTGCCCCGAACGACGAAAAATCCATTAACGAAATCACCGTAGAGGTTGCCCGCGAAGTCAAAGAACTGTCGGGCAAGACTGCCAAGGAGATAGCAAGCGAGCTTAATGGTCGACTCAAAGACTTCAAGGCCGCTGTCTCGCACCTCGAAAAAGAAGCTCCTACCCTACCTGTAACTGGGGGGCTCATCCGCAAGTGCCGCATAGCCATGGATATGGGCTGGACTTGCCCGTTTACAGGGAAGTCATACGATGCTTACGAACTACCCAAACTTGAACTCGAGCACATCATCCCGTTTTCCTCTCGCAAGACCAATGCCTTGCACGCGCTCGTACTGACATGGCCAGAAGTCAACCGCTGGAAGGGTAACCGCACAGCCAGAAAGTTTGTTATCGATGAAGGCGGCAAAAAAGTGCCTAACAAGGAACTACTATCGATTCTAGGCGAGAAGCCTTACCTCAAACTCGTAGGTAAACTCAAAGTTAAAGGCCACGACGATGACCGCAAACGCCAACGCGCACGTAAGGCACTACTAGAAGTCACTACGTTCGAGAAGAAGGAACAAGGGTTCACCGAAGGCTCACTCACACAGTCCAGTCACCTCATTAAACTCGCCATGCGCGGTCTAATTAAACGACTCCCCCATGCAAACCTTGTCTCCATCCCAGGCATCGCCACGGGAGAAATCAGAAAATCATGGAGTTTACTCGGCACTCTCGGCCATCCCAATGTCTGCGGAAACGAAGCCATGCGTTGGTTGGAAAAACGAGACCGGGAAACAGGTCAACTCGTCACTGATGGATACAACAAGTTTCCAGCCCTCGGAACACCCGATCCTGCAAACAAAAAAGCCGTCAAAGCAGCACCCGTCTGTCCGAATGACGAGTGTGAAAAGCCTCTATCTTGGCCAGAGGATATTTCTGTCTCCCAAGCCCATTGCCCACATTGCCACGCCATCCTGCGCCGTGTGCCAAAACCCAAAGACGAAATCCGCAGCCTGACGCACCTGCACCACGCTCTCGATGCCCTGACTATCGGGCTCATCACCCATTACTTCCCGCTCACCCAATTTGGCCAGAACCAGTCAGGCAAGATCTGGCAAGCCCTCGTTAACCGCAACAAAACTGAGGAGGAGAAAAAGTTCCTCCGGTCGCTCAAACTATTCAGTGAACACGAGCGCAGAGACAAAAAAGACATTTCCAAAGTCCGCACAGAATTCAGCCTTAATCCGCTGCACAAGGACGTCAAAGAGCAAGTTATTCATCACCTCGCCCAAGGCCGCGTCGTGCAACACATTCCGGCCAACCGCTCGGGGACAAAAGCCGAACTAATGACTTGGGGTATCACGGAGTATTCTCAAGAACAGGTCAAGCTACATCAGAAAACATCAACCACCGAAAGCAATATCAGAGTAAAAACTCACAAAATCCGAACCGAGCGTCCAGATAAATTACTAGGTCCAAAGCCCCACCATGGCTCGGGTAAACTCAAAGCTGTCAATGGAGCTCTCATCATCGGGGAGAACTTCGGTCTTGTGCTTGATCCCGAACCCCAAGTTATCCCTTTTCACCAAGTCCAACGTCAGCTTGATGCAATAACAGAGATAAATAATGGACAGGTCCCGCGCATTTTAAGAAACGGCATGCTCATTCGCCTGAAAGCGAACCCTCCACGTTCGCAACAGGATTACATCGGCATCTGGAAAATAGTATCTATCAAAAACAACAAGGGAAAATTTCTACTCGACCTCATCCGTCCTGCCTATATCACGGCCCGTAACGGAGTTGCTTGGTCGGGAATGAATAAAACACTCGACCCTCTGCTTGAATGTGGCATGGAAATTGTCACAAATACTTACTCAGGGTGGGACACGTAA
- the bioB gene encoding biotin synthase BioB codes for MKYDELHRVHSLPLFELLKKSREVHEANWPQNEVQLCTLLSIKTGGCSEDCSYCSQSARHSTGLEIERLMEKDAVMERARAARASGSTRFCMGAAWKGVRAGTKRFEQVKDIIESVSELGMEVCVTLGELGAEEAVELKDAGVTAYNHNVDTSREHYPNIVTTHTYDDRLNTIRHAQNAGMSICCGGILGLGETSEDRLKMIETISEFNPQPESVPINSLMPMPGTPLGDSDPVDIFDVVRMIAVARIACPKAKVRLSAGRTQMSEEGQAMCFFAGANSIFYGDKLLTAENPAIKKDLALIEKLDLKAQAPNPSMAAPCKEEDRPASPAPCESNSPCCG; via the coding sequence ATGAAATACGACGAATTGCATCGCGTTCACAGCCTTCCGCTCTTTGAGCTTCTTAAAAAATCCCGCGAGGTGCATGAGGCGAATTGGCCGCAGAATGAGGTGCAGCTCTGCACCCTGCTTTCCATCAAAACCGGAGGCTGCTCCGAGGATTGTTCCTACTGTTCGCAGTCGGCGCGTCACAGCACTGGTCTGGAAATCGAACGCCTGATGGAAAAAGACGCCGTCATGGAGCGCGCTCGCGCAGCCCGTGCCAGTGGCTCCACTCGCTTCTGCATGGGCGCTGCCTGGAAGGGCGTGCGTGCCGGCACGAAGCGATTCGAGCAGGTGAAGGACATCATCGAGTCGGTCTCCGAACTCGGCATGGAAGTCTGCGTCACCCTCGGTGAACTCGGTGCCGAGGAAGCCGTCGAGCTCAAGGACGCCGGTGTCACCGCCTATAACCACAACGTCGATACCTCACGCGAGCACTATCCGAACATCGTCACCACCCACACCTATGACGATCGCCTCAACACCATCCGCCACGCCCAGAATGCGGGCATGAGCATCTGCTGCGGTGGTATTCTCGGCCTCGGCGAAACTTCGGAGGATCGCTTGAAAATGATCGAGACCATCTCCGAGTTCAACCCGCAGCCGGAAAGTGTGCCGATCAACTCCCTCATGCCGATGCCCGGCACCCCGCTCGGCGATTCCGATCCGGTCGATATTTTCGACGTCGTGAGAATGATTGCCGTCGCCCGAATCGCCTGTCCCAAGGCGAAGGTCCGCCTCTCCGCAGGCCGCACCCAGATGAGCGAGGAAGGCCAGGCGATGTGCTTCTTCGCCGGAGCGAACTCGATTTTCTACGGCGATAAACTGCTCACCGCCGAGAACCCGGCGATTAAGAAGGACCTCGCTTTGATTGAAAAACTCGATCTCAAAGCCCAGGCACCGAACCCTTCCATGGCGGCACCCTGCAAGGAAGAGGACCGACCCGCTTCGCCAGCCCCTTGTGAGTCGAACTCACCCTGCTGCGGCTAG
- the cas2 gene encoding CRISPR-associated endonuclease Cas2, which translates to MDTLKFKMGWLMVAFDLPVTTKKERKAATNFRKFLIEDGYQMMQFSVYIRPCVTASRQQTHLRRVKAHMPPEGSVRAIYITRAQWERSYIIHGSPAEEVPPETLPDQTLLW; encoded by the coding sequence ATGGACACACTCAAATTCAAAATGGGCTGGCTGATGGTAGCATTCGACCTCCCGGTCACTACAAAAAAGGAACGGAAGGCCGCTACAAACTTCCGTAAATTCCTCATCGAGGACGGCTACCAGATGATGCAATTCAGCGTTTACATTCGCCCCTGTGTCACCGCCTCTCGCCAGCAAACCCACCTTCGCCGCGTCAAAGCCCACATGCCCCCAGAAGGCTCCGTCCGTGCCATTTACATTACCCGCGCCCAATGGGAACGCTCCTACATCATCCATGGAAGCCCCGCAGAGGAAGTGCCTCCAGAGACACTCCCAGACCAAACACTACTATGGTAA